In Trueperaceae bacterium, one DNA window encodes the following:
- a CDS encoding sigma factor-like helix-turn-helix DNA-binding protein: KGLVDGREHTLEEVGSHFGVTRERIRQIENKALRKLKYHESRTRKLRDFLD; encoded by the coding sequence CAAGGGCCTCGTCGACGGCCGCGAGCACACGCTCGAGGAGGTCGGCAGCCACTTCGGCGTCACGCGCGAGCGCATACGGCAGATCGAGAACAAGGCGCTGCGCAAGCTCAAGTACCACGAGAGCCGCACGCGCAAGCTGCGCGACTTCCTCGACTGA